The sequence ataaaaatgttcatgttaattttatactcaaaatcttagTTTTTATACCagatttttaatgttttgtactGGAATATCATATATTCGTActttattttcaatgttttgtactcaTTTTCATCCGAGAAAAAAATGTGGGCCAAGGAAGTtcaaacaaatatttttctgATAGGGGACTGAACATGCATATGTGTTTGGGTTTAAATACTTAATGCGAATTTATCCCCGTTTTAAGCGAGATTTTGTATTATAATTTTTGGGAAGTACTTGTCATTTGTCAATTCATTCACACCGGTAATCGTAAATTTATTGgccaataataaaaataataataatataatagcCAAAATAAACGTGTCGAGATCCGTTATCATTAATAAAAAACAGATCCTTCGAGTAGCTCTGTAGCTGTACTGGTGTATTGGgtgaatatataatatatattttacttcACCTAAATAATCTCATTGTAGAAGTTAATATTTTGTTCCCGATTCAGCTTagattataaatatgaatatttttatttcacgAACACGAcgaaaaaaaacttaaattggTGTTTTCGCAAGAACAAATGGAGAAAATACAGACAGGAAGGTAAAAGAGGCGTGAAGTAAGGAAACACAATACGTGTTTATctaaccatttttttttttattttttggaatttaacAAATGACTACAATTACTTGTGAACGAGGGGTAAGAAAATTACAAGTCAACGGCTAAGTTTTGGTGCGATTAATCGAATCACTTAACCGCTAAGTTAAACGCATGAAACCAACTTCTCCATTTCTTATAAATTTCTAGAAGCCTTCAACCACCAGTACATACAGCACATGGCGTACCCCTACGGCAGCGGCCACCACCACtcccaccaccaccaccaccaccaccatggTCGAGACAGCAGAGAAATAGAAGATTACCCACCTCCGCCTCCGCCTCCCTTTTACGATGGATTTGCGCCCCCGCCTCCGCCGCAAGTCTATCACACCTCCCATCCGGACCCATATCCTCCTCCGCCTGCACCCGCCTTCGGCAACTACTCTCCCCCGCCCCCACCCCAACAGGCGGGAGAACAGCACCACCGCCACCTTCCTCATTTACCCCACTTTCCGTCGATTGTGCACCACCGTTCCCACCACAAGGATGAAGAAGACTCTGTCAGATCCTCCGTTCGGATGTATTGCAAGGCGGATAGTAATTACTCCTTGAGTATTCGGAATGGTAAAGTTATTCTTGCCCGCCACGATCCATTAGACCCGCTTCAGGTTACTCATTTTTTTCCCCTTGAAAACTTATTCCTTTCGTAGAAAAGTATGATCTTTGAGTTCCCTGTTCCTCGTATGACTTCTGGAGAATTTGGTGATTTCAGCACTGGATCAAAGATGAGAGGCGCAGCACTAGAGTGAAAGATGAACAGGGATTTCCTAGCTTTGCTTTGATTAACAAAGCCACAGGACAAGCTATGAAACACTCGATAGGCGCCACTTATCCAGTATGTTTATTCTGTATATTTgcttaatttttttcttaaagTTTTACTCTTCGAGCTTACTGGTGGTGAAATTGTTTGATCCACACCCATATTTCGAGATATTCGAGTAAGTTGTGTGATTATGACTGTTAGATGTTTTCATGTTTGAATGAATTTTTCTTATTCGGTGGCTATGACTACATTAAGCCAGTGTGTGTTTGGGATAGCTTATAGAAAGCACCAATGAAAAAATTCTGTGAAGGAAAAGCGGAGAAGAGCTTCTAGTCAAAACTATAGTTTTTAAGGAATGTTTGAGATTCAAGATGATAACTATTGATTCCCTGGCCAAAAGGGATACTGAATTCAGTTTAATTAATGACACCAACTCGGTAGAGCTCTTTCTCGACTAGTTTCGCTGCTTCGTCGTCTCTCAATGAGAACATTAATTAGGTCACAAGATGAAAGTTGAAATTGATCACAAAAGATTAGTCTTCTACGTTAATCAGAAAAAGTATGTGTTGAAATCCACTGGCAAGATGACAAGAGGTGACGTTGTTCACCTTTGTCTCAAAATAGTAGCTCACAGATATAGACTTGTAACCATTATGCAAAGAGAGAttacatttatttttcatgcatcCAATGTGGGGATGTGTGTAATATCATCATTTAACCGTTGCAAATTAACCTTTGACAGGTCCAGTTAATCCCTTACAATCCTGATGTTCTTGATGAATCCATTTTGTGGACCGAGAGCAAGGACTTGGGTGATAGCTACCGAGCCATAAGGATGGTTAATAACATTCGTCTCAAT comes from Henckelia pumila isolate YLH828 chromosome 4, ASM3356847v2, whole genome shotgun sequence and encodes:
- the LOC140865562 gene encoding ricin B-like lectin R40G3 produces the protein MAYPYGSGHHHSHHHHHHHHGRDSREIEDYPPPPPPPFYDGFAPPPPPQVYHTSHPDPYPPPPAPAFGNYSPPPPPQQAGEQHHRHLPHLPHFPSIVHHRSHHKDEEDSVRSSVRMYCKADSNYSLSIRNGKVILARHDPLDPLQHWIKDERRSTRVKDEQGFPSFALINKATGQAMKHSIGATYPVQLIPYNPDVLDESILWTESKDLGDSYRAIRMVNNIRLNVDAFHGDKNHGGVHDGSTIVLWEWKKGDNQRWKIVPH